Proteins found in one Triticum aestivum cultivar Chinese Spring chromosome 4D, IWGSC CS RefSeq v2.1, whole genome shotgun sequence genomic segment:
- the LOC123100530 gene encoding Werner syndrome ATP-dependent helicase-like, whose product MGFIKEFMEVHAHGNTKLHVIHTNDLHKAATTIEQYERHLEFERHKIVGVDVEYTNDVGEDQKPALVQLSVGKDHPVLLFQLSAADKNCTRFDNFLTDPRYTFAGFSIDGDIEMLGRVGLEIAHFVDIQKEWRVPTTTKPLDSLGDVSGIIVDDYYNNMKKKLTNAEHQRWTRMPLSMRHIEYAAKDAYAAYEIWSRLTIIQEGLRRAKLEKEQTRKRSRSWGDYDY is encoded by the coding sequence ATGGGATTCATCAAGGAATTCATGGAGGTGCAtgcccacggcaacaccaagttgcacgtgatCCACACCAACGACTTGCACAAGGCGGCGACCACCATCGAGCAGTACGAGCGACACCTCGAATTCGAGCGCCACAAGATtgtcggagttgatgtggagtacaccaacgacgttggcgaagatcagaaaccagccctcgtccagctctccgtcggcaaggatcatccggtgttgctcttccaactgagcgccGCCGACAAGAACTGCACCAGGTTCGACAACTTCCTCACCGACCCCAGATACACGTTTgctggcttctccatcgacggtgACATAGAGATGCTCGGGCGCGTCGGACTAGAGATCGcccacttcgtcgacatccagaaggaatggagggtgcctactactacgaaGCCTCTGGACTCCCTTGGGGATGTCTCAGGCATCATTgtcgacgactactacaacaacatgaagaagaagctcACCAACGCAGAGCACCAGCGCTGGACGCGCATGcccctgtccatgaggcacatcgagtacgcggcaaaagATGCTTACGCTGCGTACGAGATATGGAGCCGCCTCACCATCATCCAGGAAGGCCTCCGCCGGGCAAAACTCGAGAAGGAGCAGACCAGGAAGCGCTCAAGGTCTTGGGGCGACTATGACTACTGA